Proteins found in one Triticum aestivum cultivar Chinese Spring chromosome 4D, IWGSC CS RefSeq v2.1, whole genome shotgun sequence genomic segment:
- the LOC123100363 gene encoding tryptamine benzoyltransferase 1, which yields MEITSSTMVKPVYSTPHPLVGEKVPLTVFDRAALDIFVPTVLAYPAPAPSNEALREGLLKAVAPYPHLASRLALDDHGRRFLHVNNEGVLLIEATVPVDLADVLVDGRMAAGVEDLYPTLPEENIGAALLQIQLNRYRCGGLVVGISCHHHTADGHSMSMFFTAWATAVREGKDFTTPTPFLDRARTALPGSTPTPVFDHRSLEFTCGEGDTYAVVPMDRIKNLTLHFTAEFVADLKSRVGTRCSTFQCLLAHVWKKLTAARELKPEEFTKVRVAVNCRGRADPPVPMDFFGNMVLWAFPRLQVRDILNSSYGSVIGVIRDAVARINDEYVQSFVDFGGVADANGEELVATAAAAGTMFCPDAEVDSWLGFRFHQLDFGTGAPSAFVPPDLPFEGLMIFMPSRKANGGVDLFMAVAEEHVAAFEQICYSLD from the exons GCACGCCGCACCCGCTCGTCGGCGAGAAGGTGCCGCTGACCGTCTTCGACCGCGCCGCCCTGGACATCTTCGTCCCCACCGTGCTCGCGTACCCTGCGCCGGCGCCGTCCAACGAGGCGCTCAGGGAAGGGCTCCTCAAGGCCGTCGCGCCGTACCCTCACCTGGCGAGCCGCCTCGCCCTCGACGACCATGGCCGGCGCTTCCTCCACGTCAACAACGAGGGCGTGCTCCTGATCGAGGCCACCGTCCCGGTCGACCTGGCGGACGTGCTCGTCGACGGCCGCATGGCCGCTGGCGTCGAGGACCTCTACCCTACGCTGCCAGAG GAGAACATCGGGGCGGCGCTGCTGCAGATCCAGCTGAACAGGTACAGGTGCGGCGGCCTCGTGGTCGGCATAAGCTGCCACCACCACACCGCCGACGGCCACTCCATGAGCATGTTCTTCACCGCGTGGGCGACGGCGGTGCGCGAGGGCAAGGACTTCACCACGCCGACCCCGTTCCTCGACCGTGCGAGAACTGCGTTGCCTGGAAGCACGCCGACGCCGGTGTTCGACCACCGGTCACTGGAGTTCACGTGTGGAGAAGGAGACACCTATGCCGTCGTCCCCATGGACAGGATCAAAAATCTTACTCTGCACTTCACGGCCGAGTTCGTCGCCGACCTCAAATCCCGGGTGGGCACCCGTTGCAGCACGTTCCAGTGCCTACTAGCGCACGTCTGGAAGAAGCTCACGGCGGCGCGGGAGCTGAAGCCGGAGGAGTTCACCAAGGTGAGGGTGGCCGTGAACTGCAGGGGCAGGGCCGACCCTCCCGTGCCGATGGACTTCTTCGGGAACATGGTGCTCTGGGCTTTCCCAAGGCTTCAGGTCCGGGACATCCTGAACTCGAGCTACGGCAGCGTGATCGGCGTCATCCGCGACGCCGTGGCGCGCATCAACGACGAGTACGTGCAGTCCTTCGTGGACTTCGGCGGAGTGGCGGACGCGAACGGGGAGGAGCTCGTCGCGACGGCGGCCGCTGCCGGCACGATGTTCTGCCCGGACGCAGAGGTGGACAGCTGGCTGGGATTCAGGTTCCACCAGCTCGATTTTGGCACCGGCGCACCGTCCGCTTTCGTGCCGCCGGACTTGCCTTTCGAGGGGCTCATGATCTTCATGCCGTCGCGCAAGGCGAATGGCGGCGTCGACCTCTTCATGGCCGTCGCGGAGGAGCACGTCGCGGCGTTCGAGCAGATCTGCTACTCGTTAGATTGA